In Cryptomeria japonica chromosome 10, Sugi_1.0, whole genome shotgun sequence, a genomic segment contains:
- the LOC131858779 gene encoding putative anthocyanidin reductase: protein MVVERVSMERVCVTAGGGFIGSCLVKNLLERGYIVHATSTDPENPAKTSHLLSLEGAKERLHLFKANLYEKGSFDSAINGCDFVINLATSLDYTKDPEKYQLIFTILIKFFTYYLSLFIYQLGFIQPTIEGSLDILRVCKEAKTVRRVIHISSITAAIPLTENGEFKGKLDESCWTPIQYMRSKKPLYWGVHSL from the exons ATGGTTGTGGAAAGAGTGTCTATGGAGAGGGTGTGTGTGACAGCAGGCGGGGGATTTATTGGGTCTTGCCTTGTCAAGAATCTCTTGGAAAGAGGCTATATTGTTCATGCCACCTCCACAGATCCTG AAAATCCAGCTAAAACTAGTCATCTGCTATCCTTAGAGGGAGCGAAGGAGAGGCTCCATCTCTTCAAAGCTAACTTATATGAAAAGGGTAGCTTTGATTCTGCCATTAATGGCTGTGACTTTGTCATTAACCTGGCCACATCTCTTGACTATACCAAAGACCCAGAG AAGTATCAGTTAATATTTACAATTCTTATCAAATTTTT CACTTACTACCTTTCTTTGTTTATTTATCAGTTAGGTTTTATCCAGCCCACCATTGAGGGAAGTCTTGACATCCTAAGAGTCTGCAAGGAAGCCAAAACAGTGAGGCGGGTAATCCATATTTCATCTATTACAGCAGCCATCCCGCTTACTGAGAATGGGGAGTTCAAAGGCAAGCTTGATGAATCATGCTGGACACCTATTCAATATATGAGAAGCAAGAAGCCTCTATACTGG GGTGTACATAGTCTTTAA